From Chlorocebus sabaeus isolate Y175 chromosome 15, mChlSab1.0.hap1, whole genome shotgun sequence, the proteins below share one genomic window:
- the TM4SF18 gene encoding transmembrane 4 L6 family member 18 isoform X1: MGSRKCGGCLSCLLIPLALWSIIVNILLYFPNGQTSYASSNKLTNYVWYFEGICFSGVMMLIVATVLLVLENNNNYKCCQSENCSKKYVTLLSIIFSSLGIAFSGYCLVISALGLIQGPYCRTLDGWEYAFEGTAGRFLTDSSIWIQCLEPAHVVEWNIILFSILITLSGLQVIICLIRVAMQLSKILCGSYSVIIQVHWASTLLLFPHLSPPWTLSTMVCQHLLCAKARE, from the exons ATGGGGTCTCGGAAGTGTGGAGGCTGCTTAAGTTGTCTGCTGATTCCGCTTGCACTTTGGAGTATAATTGTGAACATATTATTGTATTTCCCGAATGGGCAAACTTCCTATGCATCCAGCAATAAACTCACCAACTACGTGTGGTATTTTGAAGGAATCTGTTTCTCAGGCGTCATG ATGCTTATAGTAGCAACAGTTCTTCTGGTACTGGAGAATAATAACAACTATAAATGTTGCCAGAGTGAAAACTGCAGCAAAAAATATGTG ACACTGCTGTCGATTATCTTTTCTTCCCTTGGAATTGCTTTTTCTGGATACTGCCTGGTCATCTCCGCTTTGGGTCTTATCCAGGGGCCATATTGCCGCACCCTTGATGGCTGGGAGTATGCTTTTGAAGGCACTGCTGGACG TTTCCTTACAGATTCCAGCATATGGATTCAGTGCCTGGAACCTGCACATGTTGTGGAGTGgaacatcattttattttccattctcatAACCCTCAGTGGGCTTCAAGTGATCATCTGCCTCATCAGAGTAGCCATGCAATTATCCAAGATACTGTGTGGAAGCTATTCAGTGATCATCCAG GTGCACTGGGCCTCAACACTTCTGCTATTTCCCCATTTGTCTCCTCCATGGACACTGTCAACAATGGTCTGTCaacacctgctctgtgccaaAGCCAGGGAGTAG
- the TM4SF18 gene encoding transmembrane 4 L6 family member 18 isoform X4: MLIVATVLLVLENNNNYKCCQSENCSKKYVTLLSIIFSSLGIAFSGYCLVISALGLIQGPYCRTLDGWEYAFEGTAGRFLTDSSIWIQCLEPAHVVEWNIILFSILITLSGLQVIICLIRVAMQLSKILCGSYSVIIQVHWASTLLLFPHLSPPWTLSTMVCQHLLCAKARE; encoded by the exons ATGCTTATAGTAGCAACAGTTCTTCTGGTACTGGAGAATAATAACAACTATAAATGTTGCCAGAGTGAAAACTGCAGCAAAAAATATGTG ACACTGCTGTCGATTATCTTTTCTTCCCTTGGAATTGCTTTTTCTGGATACTGCCTGGTCATCTCCGCTTTGGGTCTTATCCAGGGGCCATATTGCCGCACCCTTGATGGCTGGGAGTATGCTTTTGAAGGCACTGCTGGACG TTTCCTTACAGATTCCAGCATATGGATTCAGTGCCTGGAACCTGCACATGTTGTGGAGTGgaacatcattttattttccattctcatAACCCTCAGTGGGCTTCAAGTGATCATCTGCCTCATCAGAGTAGCCATGCAATTATCCAAGATACTGTGTGGAAGCTATTCAGTGATCATCCAG GTGCACTGGGCCTCAACACTTCTGCTATTTCCCCATTTGTCTCCTCCATGGACACTGTCAACAATGGTCTGTCaacacctgctctgtgccaaAGCCAGGGAGTAG
- the TM4SF18 gene encoding transmembrane 4 L6 family member 18 isoform X3 encodes MGSRKCGGCLSCLLIPLALWSIIVNILLYFPNGQTSYASSNKLTNYVWYFEGICFSGVMMLIVATVLLVLENNNNYKCCQSENCSKKYVTLLSIIFSSLGIAFSGYCLVISALGLIQGPYCRTLDGWEYAFEGTAGRFLTDSSIWIQCLEPAHVVEWNIILFSILITLSGLQVIICLIRVAMQLSKILCGSYSVIIQLPC; translated from the exons ATGGGGTCTCGGAAGTGTGGAGGCTGCTTAAGTTGTCTGCTGATTCCGCTTGCACTTTGGAGTATAATTGTGAACATATTATTGTATTTCCCGAATGGGCAAACTTCCTATGCATCCAGCAATAAACTCACCAACTACGTGTGGTATTTTGAAGGAATCTGTTTCTCAGGCGTCATG ATGCTTATAGTAGCAACAGTTCTTCTGGTACTGGAGAATAATAACAACTATAAATGTTGCCAGAGTGAAAACTGCAGCAAAAAATATGTG ACACTGCTGTCGATTATCTTTTCTTCCCTTGGAATTGCTTTTTCTGGATACTGCCTGGTCATCTCCGCTTTGGGTCTTATCCAGGGGCCATATTGCCGCACCCTTGATGGCTGGGAGTATGCTTTTGAAGGCACTGCTGGACG TTTCCTTACAGATTCCAGCATATGGATTCAGTGCCTGGAACCTGCACATGTTGTGGAGTGgaacatcattttattttccattctcatAACCCTCAGTGGGCTTCAAGTGATCATCTGCCTCATCAGAGTAGCCATGCAATTATCCAAGATACTGTGTGGAAGCTATTCAGTGATCATCCAG TTACCCTGCTGA
- the TM4SF18 gene encoding transmembrane 4 L6 family member 18 isoform X2 — protein MGSRKCGGCLSCLLIPLALWSIIVNILLYFPNGQTSYASSNKLTNYVWYFEGICFSGVMMLIVATVLLVLENNNNYKCCQSENCSKKYVTLLSIIFSSLGIAFSGYCLVISALGLIQGPYCRTLDGWEYAFEGTAGRFLTDSSIWIQCLEPAHVVEWNIILFSILITLSGLQVIICLIRVAMQLSKILCGSYSVIIQPGII, from the exons ATGGGGTCTCGGAAGTGTGGAGGCTGCTTAAGTTGTCTGCTGATTCCGCTTGCACTTTGGAGTATAATTGTGAACATATTATTGTATTTCCCGAATGGGCAAACTTCCTATGCATCCAGCAATAAACTCACCAACTACGTGTGGTATTTTGAAGGAATCTGTTTCTCAGGCGTCATG ATGCTTATAGTAGCAACAGTTCTTCTGGTACTGGAGAATAATAACAACTATAAATGTTGCCAGAGTGAAAACTGCAGCAAAAAATATGTG ACACTGCTGTCGATTATCTTTTCTTCCCTTGGAATTGCTTTTTCTGGATACTGCCTGGTCATCTCCGCTTTGGGTCTTATCCAGGGGCCATATTGCCGCACCCTTGATGGCTGGGAGTATGCTTTTGAAGGCACTGCTGGACG TTTCCTTACAGATTCCAGCATATGGATTCAGTGCCTGGAACCTGCACATGTTGTGGAGTGgaacatcattttattttccattctcatAACCCTCAGTGGGCTTCAAGTGATCATCTGCCTCATCAGAGTAGCCATGCAATTATCCAAGATACTGTGTGGAAGCTATTCAGTGATCATCCAG CCTGGAATCATTTGA